In Anopheles gambiae chromosome 2, idAnoGambNW_F1_1, whole genome shotgun sequence, a single window of DNA contains:
- the LOC1281891 gene encoding integrator complex subunit 4 has translation MALAVKRSISEISTLPEPATIVPQITTHRLYKRIRRNACKSSGTLTSILSYVNMLEDASSNDALQILLKITDSMHFDESEFPDAIRKLVEHFQREPESAVRVKILSLFADLATETGIDGQQLIDEVIKLLKVEQSAKVISQGLIVLEKIGKSFTPSVAYINQMVFFAKVKLFSPSHNVQRHAILLLGVFVLVSDAEKESLELIGKYTDSPDARVRAQAFRSMLTLGERGVQLPPSLYPRACASLTDDYECVRREALNMVFELGVRHPEEMIKVQDSEQEVRLIDDAFGKVCSAICDLSMNIRTLAAELLGGMTMVSDEFLHQTLDKKLMSNMRKKRSLHERSAAHFASGEWSSGKKWADDAPKEVISADSVSLMASGACGALVQGLEDEFLEVRTASVNSMCKLALKNPLFAVTSLDFLVDMFNDEIEEVRLRAIYSLTAISRHIILREDQLETMLSSLEDYSVEVREGLHLMLGACKVSTKACLTLVVQKVLDVLLKYPEDRLSTFGCMQRVGQKHPEICMSITPQLLLDHPFFDSAERDVEDPAYVCVLIMLFNAAQHLPAMLSLFPETTIKHYAYLRDTMPNFVPRLAVGGDTKELNLIGSTGSRQFLETLLSNIQRAYSAPQARQALLKAAQDDLDRLAEIDPAFSGTANFTSVFFGAQLQMEQLQLAATGHSIKAPIKECLLQLIKKCLMLQNLFSNLTIDDQLLVKQMCLRASALNLVLIVKDRSQSALGPCQLLLHIASDASSFLQENTPLIADTFTSAILIKLASVGDPKPGRVYREILPIVQTAAPVVIPQINTNIKMCKARIIEPTENSYSAENVIKVTAGLIAAVPFVAELENLQQSQRQDLRLKVKYPDQNVHIIVPRKRDLKKVMTEQGESESQWRLRTKVLLSHGVWTEASTVEITICLSVKPNNELELCKPVKVHFAPKPVKRGL, from the exons ATGGCTCTGGCAGTGAAACGATCAATTTCGGAAATCAGCACACTTCCG GAACCGGCCACGATAGTCCCCCAGATTACAACCCATCGGCTCTACAAACGCATCCGTCGCAATGCCTGCAAATCCAGCGGCACACTTACCTCCATCCTGTCCTACGTAAACATGCTCGAAGATGCGTCCAGCAACGATGCGCTGCAGATTCTGCTCAAAATCACCGACTCGATGCACTTCGATGAAAGCGAGTTTCCGGACGCCATCCGCAAGCTGGTGGAGCACTTCCAGCGCGAGCCGGAGTCGGCCGTGCGGGTGAAGATTCTCTCCCTGTTTGCCGATCTGGCCACCGAAACCGGCATCGATGGGCAGCAGCTGATCGATGAGGTCATTAAGCTGCTGAAGGTGGAGCAATCGGCCAAAGTCATCTCGCAGGGGCTGATAGTGCTGGAAAAGATTGGCAAATCGTTCACCCCGTCCGTGGCGTACATCAATCAGATGGTGTTTTTCGCCAAGGTGAAGCTGTTCTCGCCCAGCCACAATGTGCAGCGCCATGCCATCCTGCTGTTGGGCGTGTTCGTGCTGGTTTCGGACGCGGAAAAGGAAAGTCTTGAGCTGATCGGAAAGTACACCGATTCGCCGGATGCGCGTGTCCGTGCGCAAGCATTTCGTTCGATGTTGACACTGGGGGAGCGGGGCGTGCAGCTGCCACCGTCCCTGTATCCGAGGGCTTGTGCCTCACTGACGGACGATTATGAGTGTGTTAGGAGGGAGGCACTAAACATGGTTTTCGAGCTGGGCGTACGACATCCGGAAGA GATGATAAAAGTGCAAGACTCCGAGCAGGAGGTGCGCCTGATCGATGACGCGTTCGGGAAGGTTTGCTCTGCGATTTGCGATCTATCGATGAACATTCGCACGCTCGCGGCAGAGCTGCTCGGTGGCATGACGATGGTGAGCGACGAGTTCCTGCACCAAACGCTGGACAAGAAGCTGATGAGCAACATGCGCAAGAAGCGAAGTCTGCACGAGCGAAGCGCGGCCCATTTCGCCAGCGGAGAGTGGTCGAGCGGCAAAAAGTGGGCCGACGACGCACCGAAGGAAGTCATCAGTGCCGATTCCGTGTCGCTGATGGCGTCGGGCGCGTGCGGGGCCCTGGTGCAGGGGCTGGAAGATGAATTTCTCGAAGTGCGTACGGCTTCGGTCAACTCGATGTGCAAACTGGCGCTCAAGAATCCGCTGTTTGCGGTCACGTCGCTCGATTTTCTCGTCGACATGTTTAACGACGAAATCGAGGAGGTGCGGCTGCGGGCGATCTACAGCTTGACCGCCATCTCGAGGCACATTATCCTGCGCGAAGATCAGCTCGAGACGATGCTCAGCTCGCTGGAGGATTACTCGGTGGAGGTGCGCGAAGGGCTGCACCTCATGCTGGGAGCGTGTAAAGTGTCCACCAAGGCGTGCCTCACGCTCGTTGTGCAGAAAGTGCTGGATGTGCTGCTAAAGTACCCGGAAGATCGTCTCTCGACGTTCGGTTGCATGCAGCGCGTGGGCCAGAAGCATCCGGAGATTTGCATGTCCATCACGCCACAGCTACTGCTGGACCATCCGTTCTTCGATAGTGCCGAGCGGGACGTTGAAGATCCCGCGTACGTGTGCGTACTTATCATGCTGTTCAATGCAGCCCAGCACCTCCCAGCCATGTTGAGCTTGTTCCCCGAAACCACAATCAAACACTACGCGTACCTGCGTGACACGATGCCCAACTTTGTGCCTCGCCTAGCCGTTGGCGGAGACACGAAGGAGCTCAATCTGATCGGGTCCACTGGCTCGAGACAGTTCCTGGAAACGCTGCTTAGCAACATTCAGCGCGCCTACTCCGCTCCCCAGGCCCGGCAAGCGTTGCTGAAAGCGGCCCAGGATGATTTGGATCGCTTGGCCGAGATCGATCCGGCCTTCTCGGGAACGGCCAACTTTACGTCCGTGTTTTTCGGCGCACAGTTGCAGAtggagcagctgcagctggccGCCACGGGTCATTCGATCAAGGCCCCGATCAAGGAGTGTCTTCTGCAGCTGATCAAAAAGTGTCTGATGCTGCAGAATCTCTTCTCGAACCTCACGATCGATGATCAGTTGTTGGTGAAGCAAATGTGTCTACGCGCCAGTGCCCTCAATCTGGTGCTGATCGTGAAGGACCGGTCGCAGAGTGCCCTCGGGCCTTGCCAGCTATTGCTGCACATTGCAAGCGATGCGAGTAGCTTCCTGCAGGAAAATACCCCGCTCATTGCGGACACGTTTACGAGCGCCATCTTGATCAAGCTGGCCTCGGTGGGCGATCCGAAACCGGGCCGTGTGTATCGAGAGATTTTACCAATCGTGCAAACGGCTGCCCCAGTTGTTATTCCCCAAATCAACACAAAT ATCAAAATGTGCAAAGCACGAATCATTGAACCGACCGAAAACTCGTACAGCGCGGAGAACGTCATCAAGGTGACGGCGGGGTTGATCGCTGCGGTTCCGTTTGTGGCCGAGTTGGAAAATTTGCAGCAAAGCCAGCGGCAAGACCTGCGCCTGAAGGTGAAGTATCCGGACCAGAACGTGCACATCATCGTGCCGCGCAAGCGCGACCTGAAGAAGGTCATGACGGAGCAGGGCGAAAGTGAATCGCAGTGGCGATTGCGGACGAAGGTTCTGCTGTCGCACGGCGTCTGGACCGAAGCATCGACCGTTGAGATAACGATCTGTTTGTCGGTGAAGCCCAACAATGAGCTGGAGCTGTGCAAACCGGTCAAGGTGCACTTTGCACCCAAACCCGTCAAACGAGGATTGTAA
- the LOC1281892 gene encoding charged multivesicular body protein 2a: MEWLFGKRMSPDEMMRKNQRALNKAMRDLDREKMKMEQQEKKIIADIKKLAKENQMDAVKIMAKDLVRTRRYVRKFMLMKANIQAVSLKIQTLKSQNAMGEAMKGVTKAMTNMNRQLNMPQIQKILHEFEKQSEIMDMKEEMINDAMDDAMEDEGDEEETDAIVSQVLDELGLQLNDQLSGLPQASGSLAVSGAKVPQAAAVGAAGGSGGAGSPVSDADADLQARLDNLRRE; this comes from the exons ATGGAGTGGCTGTTCGGGAAGCGCATGTCGCCGGACGAGATGATGCGGAAGAACCAGCGGGCGCTCAACAAAGCGATGCGCGATCTGGATCGGGAAAAGATGAAAATGGAACAGCAGGAGAAGAAAATCATTGCCGACATTAAGAAGCTGGCGAAGGAAAATCAGATGGACGCGGTGAAGATCATGGCGAAGGATCTCGTCCGGACGCGGCGCTACGTGCGGAAGTTTATGCTGATGAAGGCCAACATCCAGGCGGTGTCGCTGAAGATACAGACGCTGAAATCCCAGAACGCGATGGGCGAGGCGATGAAGGGCGTCACGAAGGCGATGACCAACATGAACCGCCAGCTAAACATGCCACAGATCCAGAAGATACTGCACGAGTTCGAGAAGCAGTCGGAGATCATGGACATGAAGGAGGAGATGATCAACGATGCGATGGACGACGCGATGGAGGACGAAGGCGACGAGGAGGAAACCGATGCCATCGTGTCGCAGGTGCTGGACGAGCTGGGCCTACAGCTGAACGACCAGCTGTCCGGATTGCCTCAG GCGTCAGGTTCGTTGGCCGTGTCCGGAGCGAAAGTTCCACAGGCGGCAGCAGTGGGAGCGGCTGGTGGTTCCGGTGGAGCTGGATCTCCCGTGTCGGACGCAGATGCCGATCTACAGGCACGATTGGACAATCTCAGACGAGAGTAA